From a single Lewinella sp. LCG006 genomic region:
- the msrA gene encoding peptide-methionine (S)-S-oxide reductase MsrA, with protein MDNNKLMKAYIAGGCFWGMEDLFRVRPGIKDTEVIYLGGTNENPTYQNHPGHAEGIELTYDPTETSFKLILDYFFRIHNPTTVDRQGNDIGSSYRSAIFYQNEEEKQIAEEMIAIVDASGRWDGKVVTTLEPFTKAWPAEEYHQDYLVKKPNGYTCHFERFGSFV; from the coding sequence ATGGATAACAACAAGTTAATGAAAGCATACATCGCCGGAGGTTGTTTCTGGGGAATGGAAGACCTCTTCCGGGTAAGGCCCGGCATCAAGGACACAGAGGTCATCTATCTCGGAGGAACCAACGAAAACCCTACCTACCAAAATCACCCTGGTCATGCTGAAGGCATCGAACTGACTTACGACCCTACGGAAACTTCCTTCAAGCTTATCCTGGATTACTTTTTTCGCATTCACAACCCTACCACGGTTGACCGCCAAGGTAATGACATTGGTTCCAGCTATCGTTCTGCCATCTTTTACCAAAACGAGGAAGAGAAGCAAATTGCCGAAGAAATGATTGCAATAGTAGATGCCTCCGGAAGATGGGACGGCAAGGTGGTCACCACCCTGGAGCCCTTCACCAAAGCCTGGCCTGCCGAAGAATACCATCAGGACTATTTGGTCAAAAAGCCGAATGGTTATACTTGTCACTTCGAGCGATTTGGCAGTTTTGTGTAG
- a CDS encoding peptide-methionine (S)-S-oxide reductase — protein MVILVTSSDLAVLCSTSLIKIGFGGGCHWCTEAIFQTLKGVEKVVQGWIASAGEHDSFSEAVLVYFDETKIDLASLTAIHLYTHSCTSEHAMRKKYRSAVYTFSEVQVAAVQTIIKQLQSEFDQPIITRVLPFVAFKENEEQYQNYYLKNADNQFCQTYIQPKFQLLMQRFSKQIDESKKK, from the coding sequence ATGGTTATACTTGTCACTTCGAGCGATTTGGCAGTTTTGTGTAGCACATCATTAATAAAGATCGGATTCGGTGGCGGTTGCCATTGGTGTACTGAAGCGATTTTTCAAACCCTAAAAGGGGTAGAAAAAGTTGTCCAAGGCTGGATCGCTTCCGCCGGAGAGCACGATAGCTTTTCGGAGGCCGTGCTAGTGTATTTCGATGAAACAAAAATTGATTTGGCCAGCCTCACCGCTATCCATCTTTATACCCACAGTTGCACTTCGGAGCACGCTATGCGCAAGAAATACCGCTCGGCCGTTTACACCTTCTCCGAGGTGCAAGTTGCTGCGGTGCAAACGATCATTAAGCAGCTCCAAAGCGAATTTGATCAGCCCATTATTACCAGGGTGCTACCCTTTGTGGCCTTCAAAGAAAACGAGGAGCAGTACCAGAATTATTACTTGAAAAATGCGGACAACCAGTTCTGCCAAACCTATATCCAGCCAAAATTTCAGCTGTTGATGCAACGCTTTTCCAAACAGATAGACGAAAGCAAGAAAAAATAG
- a CDS encoding gliding motility-associated C-terminal domain-containing protein, translated as MRVFFTLTVFSLLSLSLFAQPANDDCGDATVLNLTTAPSCPSTTPVTNNFSFSNINATPISPYPVFGNCPSGATNGPAAEVWFTFIATANQTTVNLSGLAQPNIVVYQGGNCVSLQALDCNSGVGNTSVTINTLIGLDYYILVSGGDVDDQANFNLQVVSRNLCNSCAPPGAIEITTNPPPINGTYPSGQNVQVCVNVNIWEGNAAGTIEWLHAVTFEFGDGWDVNSINPNPPSSCDGTGSWDWYDSWTGCNTGDTFGPGFAYDSNSGVGCGGSANDGDPGNNWGDGGGGCSNVPGGAPPFQFCLNIEVGDCPPSFTGDDIGISASIWSDGDSGSWTQTGCNTGQEFSIVSSVVCCNDDDPLLTAIDVTCGGQDDGAIEMEGNGAFDPDEVFNFYVFDQNNNIVFECLGCSGLITTPNNLPPGNYDVTAINVANDCPRTASVDIFEPDQPFADAQVLSMPCPGDLATLVGSVDLGGSVEIYTWEGPDGTIYMGETVDVPDAGTYTLTVMVDGCPSTEATVDVEFVDFSVFIDGPDEACADTEFTLEASDGVAWEWVDLNTNQSLGDDQIINVVLQNSTTIELTATDPNGCEAVVTLDINVNELPFIDVAITNGFGCSNGETVLEASGAGPGGEYEWLDDAGADNPRVLIDPSPGFYTFEVIGTDANGCQEIGSIDVEIVPPPEVTLELSDDQVCAGEMVTVTAVSNDPISSINWYGAGPNNQNPITVTVDALTTITADVTNNEGCTAFDVTAQISVEQPSPPPVIQCGISTSTTVEFVWNDIPGATEYEVTVQNTMDVFTVFSPSFTATGFSSNTNVTITVQAIGTDLCPVQPATFTCSTLSCPAFQLDIDPVAPICLTSTTPNIFLTYTSQSNAGTITWEGNNVNATTGEFSPTAAGVGSHTVTIRYSDGTCEYTDTEVIVINATPTASFTIGNPGPICINTPVTITYTGNATPGATYTWNFGNGDALPGTGQGPHQVSWPTGGTKTVTLTVMENGCTSTQVSQSISVVAPIATPIVSCGTSTTSSVVFNWSAVAGATSYTITDVTGPAGVLSGTSYTVSNLNPGQAVTISVTANTNNVCGPTTSTEVTCTAANCPNFNINITPVADICLNGMNNPVTLQASASGGAGNGTFTWSGPNVTGNQFTPTTAGPQVITVTYTEGNCTASAMTTINVFDTPTSAFTIAPSNVCTGQAATVTYTGNASAGATYSWNFNGGMATPGTGQGPHTVTWAVGGPKTVTLTVSENGCTSASGSQNITVEAPMPAPVINCSPNTTQIVFSWNAIMGATGYQVNVISAPAGAMTALDEANRTFTVTGLMAGDVVEIEVIALGSGPCGNSSNTFSCQAQDCPAITVDIDAVAPICLTAGMPSFDLTATIAGGVGDGVFTWSGAGITDPAAGTFSPTMAGVGPAAVTVNYREAGCDYVDDIVIQINAIPTANFTASSPVCVSGSSNVLYTGDAAMSATYAWDFDGGSAVPGTGQGPHAVTWPTDGDKTISLIVTENGCVSSTFTQTVSVAPELIAPMISCDVTGDSIVFNWPAVAGATDYTVSIISAPGNAFAPGNDPAQTFTVAGLTPGQTVTIEVTAISGTACPNITFQGDCALENCPDITVEITDVAPICLDANASSFDLVATLTGNTMGTLIWTGTGIIDPVAGTFDPTATGAGSFEIIATYEEMTCFYTDTTTIVVNAQPDASFTATGPVCEDDISLVTYTGGADPAANYAWTFGGGTIISGTDAGPYEISWPDGGNPTISLTVTENGCASDPFSLSVDVIDSLIAPVINCNSTNTSITFSWNAVVGATDYQVNVISAPAGATETANIPNRTYTFSNLMPEDEVTIEVVVITNNICGGISSTQTCASEACIDRFFGPNTYGPFCADAGNQMLSPVITGGNITGMITWSGDGIVAPNGTFDPASANVGDNLVTLSYEQTGCFYDTTYTIVVNPVPVADFTVTSPICITDNSTITFTGTATGTAVYDWDFAGGTIISGSGAGPYEINWATPGAKDITLTITDNGCVSNTATESVEVQDVIAPVTISCSDATTSSITFVWADVAGADTYTVVVLQGPTGTQNGNTYFVDGIVDGEEVIIEVTASGSSICGSSVATGTCSALTCQPVTIGLTGPDVICAGEDAAFTISYAGGQGTPLTIDYTVNDVPDQLTNVNDGDQITLTGLTSATTVVITQVSDQVNTNCVYPVDATWTVDVDAPVNAGANATIDPVCPEDATIIDLDGALVGAEMGGTWTETSTPPSTGGAFQPAAGSFNAVGQNSGTYTFVYTVDGGACPDDSATVSFTINASPTADAGLDQSLTCNMGAVVLGGNSTAGVTYNWTSDNPDAMIMDPTAALIDISAPGIYTLEVTNAAGCTDTDQVEVASDFDVPVADVSISEVSCFQANDGAIVINNVTGGTPPYAYSLNNGAPTTNPFFGNLSGNEYTLTITDINGCFTELSIMLLEPTQVAVEIVTSLENNGNEIQLGEPITLTAVYDETIQVDTIIWRPDSIGVNGENAVTVSPDQSTIYSVTITDINGCSDSDIMTVFVRKTRPVFVPTAFSPDGDENNDVLYPFGGTEVKEIKSFMIFNRWGEAVFENYNFLPNNPTEGWDGRFRGQVQNAAVFVYFMEVEFIDGEVEIIKGDVMLMR; from the coding sequence ATGCGAGTATTTTTTACCTTGACTGTTTTTTCGCTCCTAAGCCTTTCGCTCTTTGCACAACCTGCGAATGATGATTGTGGAGATGCAACGGTGTTGAACCTTACTACAGCTCCTTCTTGTCCTAGCACTACCCCCGTAACTAACAATTTCTCTTTTAGTAATATTAATGCTACGCCGATTTCTCCCTATCCGGTATTCGGCAACTGTCCTTCGGGAGCTACCAATGGGCCTGCAGCCGAAGTTTGGTTTACCTTCATAGCGACGGCCAACCAAACGACCGTCAATCTTAGTGGCCTGGCTCAACCCAATATTGTGGTTTACCAAGGTGGCAACTGTGTGTCGCTTCAGGCACTTGACTGTAATAGTGGCGTCGGCAATACCAGCGTCACGATCAATACCTTGATTGGATTGGATTATTACATCTTGGTTTCCGGTGGTGACGTGGACGACCAGGCAAATTTCAACTTACAAGTAGTCAGTAGAAACCTCTGTAACAGTTGTGCCCCTCCAGGAGCCATCGAAATTACCACCAACCCGCCTCCCATCAACGGTACCTACCCTTCCGGGCAAAATGTACAGGTCTGCGTAAACGTAAATATATGGGAAGGCAACGCCGCTGGTACCATTGAATGGTTGCACGCTGTAACCTTTGAATTCGGTGATGGTTGGGACGTCAACTCCATCAACCCCAACCCACCAAGCTCTTGTGACGGGACTGGCTCTTGGGACTGGTACGATTCCTGGACAGGTTGTAACACCGGAGACACCTTTGGCCCTGGTTTCGCTTATGACTCCAACTCTGGCGTAGGTTGTGGAGGTTCTGCCAATGATGGCGACCCCGGCAACAACTGGGGTGACGGTGGCGGTGGGTGCTCCAATGTACCTGGTGGCGCACCGCCTTTCCAATTCTGTCTCAATATCGAAGTTGGAGATTGTCCTCCTAGTTTTACGGGAGACGACATTGGAATTTCCGCTTCAATTTGGTCCGATGGTGATAGTGGGAGTTGGACACAAACGGGCTGTAATACCGGTCAGGAATTCTCCATCGTTTCTTCCGTTGTTTGTTGTAATGATGATGATCCCTTACTTACTGCTATTGATGTGACTTGTGGCGGACAAGACGACGGTGCCATCGAAATGGAAGGTAACGGAGCTTTTGACCCCGACGAAGTCTTTAATTTCTACGTTTTTGACCAAAATAACAACATCGTTTTTGAGTGTCTTGGATGCTCTGGATTGATTACTACGCCAAACAACCTTCCCCCGGGAAATTACGATGTAACCGCTATTAACGTAGCCAACGACTGTCCTAGAACTGCTTCCGTTGATATTTTCGAACCCGATCAGCCTTTCGCTGATGCACAGGTACTGAGCATGCCTTGCCCAGGCGACCTAGCCACCCTGGTAGGTAGTGTAGACCTTGGCGGCAGCGTAGAGATTTATACCTGGGAAGGACCAGACGGTACCATTTATATGGGAGAGACGGTGGATGTTCCAGATGCTGGCACCTATACCCTTACGGTAATGGTGGATGGCTGCCCCTCTACCGAAGCAACCGTAGATGTAGAATTTGTCGATTTCAGCGTTTTCATTGATGGTCCGGATGAGGCTTGTGCCGATACCGAATTCACGCTCGAAGCTTCTGATGGTGTCGCTTGGGAGTGGGTGGATCTAAATACCAATCAGTCCCTCGGCGATGATCAAATCATCAACGTAGTACTTCAAAACAGCACAACCATTGAACTGACAGCTACGGATCCCAATGGTTGTGAAGCAGTAGTTACCCTTGATATTAATGTCAATGAACTCCCCTTCATCGACGTAGCTATTACCAATGGTTTTGGTTGTAGCAATGGAGAAACAGTACTGGAAGCCTCTGGTGCTGGCCCCGGCGGAGAGTACGAGTGGCTTGATGACGCTGGAGCAGATAACCCTCGGGTACTCATTGACCCTTCTCCTGGCTTCTATACTTTCGAAGTGATCGGAACCGACGCCAATGGCTGCCAGGAAATCGGCAGTATCGATGTCGAAATCGTCCCACCACCTGAAGTGACACTGGAGTTGAGCGACGATCAGGTGTGTGCCGGAGAGATGGTCACGGTCACCGCAGTATCCAATGACCCGATCAGTTCTATCAACTGGTATGGTGCTGGTCCTAACAACCAAAACCCCATCACCGTTACTGTTGATGCCTTGACGACCATCACTGCCGATGTGACCAATAATGAAGGCTGTACGGCCTTTGATGTTACGGCTCAAATCAGTGTGGAGCAGCCTTCTCCTCCACCGGTCATCCAGTGTGGAATCAGTACTTCGACTACCGTTGAATTTGTCTGGAATGACATTCCCGGAGCTACGGAATACGAAGTGACGGTGCAAAATACCATGGACGTATTTACGGTCTTCTCCCCTTCGTTTACCGCGACGGGCTTTAGCTCCAATACCAACGTCACGATTACCGTACAAGCTATTGGTACCGATCTGTGTCCCGTGCAGCCTGCTACCTTTACGTGTAGCACTCTTTCCTGCCCTGCCTTTCAGCTCGATATTGATCCGGTAGCGCCTATCTGTCTGACCAGTACCACACCAAACATCTTCCTGACTTATACTTCACAAAGCAATGCTGGCACCATCACTTGGGAAGGTAACAATGTCAACGCGACAACAGGTGAATTCAGCCCCACGGCTGCGGGTGTAGGAAGTCATACTGTCACCATCCGCTATTCTGATGGTACTTGTGAATATACTGATACCGAAGTTATTGTTATCAACGCCACTCCTACGGCGAGTTTCACCATTGGCAATCCCGGACCGATTTGTATCAACACACCAGTGACTATTACCTATACAGGTAACGCTACTCCCGGTGCGACCTATACCTGGAATTTTGGCAATGGTGATGCCCTACCTGGCACTGGCCAAGGGCCTCACCAGGTAAGCTGGCCCACTGGCGGTACCAAAACGGTAACCCTCACGGTCATGGAAAATGGTTGTACTTCTACCCAGGTGAGTCAAAGTATCAGTGTGGTTGCACCCATTGCTACCCCCATCGTCAGCTGCGGAACGAGTACGACTTCTTCGGTCGTCTTCAACTGGTCTGCAGTTGCTGGAGCTACGTCCTATACAATTACTGACGTTACTGGGCCAGCCGGTGTACTGAGTGGCACCTCTTATACTGTAAGTAACCTCAACCCAGGTCAGGCGGTGACAATTTCCGTTACGGCAAACACCAATAACGTCTGTGGCCCAACCACCTCTACCGAGGTGACTTGTACCGCGGCCAACTGCCCGAATTTTAATATCAACATTACGCCAGTTGCTGATATCTGCCTCAATGGCATGAACAATCCCGTTACGCTGCAAGCCTCAGCAAGCGGCGGTGCTGGGAATGGCACCTTCACCTGGAGCGGGCCCAACGTTACGGGTAACCAGTTTACCCCAACTACCGCTGGTCCGCAAGTGATTACGGTAACGTATACGGAAGGCAATTGTACGGCTTCCGCTATGACGACTATCAATGTATTTGATACGCCGACGTCGGCTTTTACCATTGCGCCAAGCAATGTCTGTACGGGGCAAGCAGCTACCGTCACATACACTGGCAATGCTAGTGCAGGTGCTACCTATTCGTGGAATTTCAACGGAGGCATGGCAACGCCCGGCACCGGCCAAGGCCCACACACCGTAACCTGGGCAGTAGGTGGTCCCAAAACGGTCACCCTGACGGTCAGTGAAAACGGCTGTACCAGTGCTAGCGGAAGTCAGAATATTACCGTAGAAGCGCCGATGCCTGCTCCGGTCATCAACTGTAGTCCAAACACAACGCAAATTGTCTTCAGCTGGAACGCTATCATGGGTGCTACTGGCTACCAGGTCAACGTCATCAGTGCTCCAGCGGGAGCCATGACAGCACTCGACGAAGCCAACCGCACCTTCACCGTTACGGGCCTGATGGCTGGTGATGTGGTAGAAATCGAAGTCATCGCTTTGGGTAGCGGCCCTTGTGGCAACAGCAGCAATACTTTTAGCTGTCAGGCGCAAGACTGTCCAGCGATCACAGTAGACATAGATGCTGTAGCGCCCATTTGCCTCACGGCAGGCATGCCTTCTTTTGACCTCACGGCCACTATTGCTGGCGGTGTTGGCGATGGTGTCTTTACCTGGTCAGGTGCTGGCATTACGGACCCTGCGGCGGGTACCTTCTCTCCTACGATGGCGGGAGTTGGTCCAGCAGCGGTGACGGTGAACTATCGCGAAGCGGGCTGTGATTATGTGGATGATATTGTGATCCAAATCAATGCTATTCCTACAGCCAACTTTACTGCCAGTAGTCCGGTTTGTGTCAGCGGTAGCAGCAATGTATTGTACACCGGCGACGCTGCCATGAGTGCTACCTACGCCTGGGATTTTGATGGAGGCAGTGCTGTTCCCGGAACAGGGCAAGGGCCCCACGCAGTCACCTGGCCAACGGATGGAGATAAAACCATTTCGCTCATTGTTACAGAAAATGGTTGTGTAAGCAGCACCTTTACACAAACGGTGTCCGTAGCTCCTGAGCTGATAGCACCAATGATAAGCTGCGATGTTACGGGCGATTCCATTGTCTTCAACTGGCCAGCTGTAGCTGGTGCAACCGATTACACCGTAAGCATTATCAGTGCTCCTGGCAATGCTTTTGCTCCTGGCAATGATCCCGCACAGACCTTTACCGTTGCGGGCTTGACCCCTGGCCAAACAGTGACTATTGAGGTGACGGCCATTAGTGGTACGGCTTGTCCAAACATTACCTTCCAGGGCGATTGTGCGCTGGAAAACTGCCCAGACATTACGGTTGAGATCACCGATGTTGCGCCTATTTGTCTTGACGCTAATGCCTCCAGCTTCGACCTGGTGGCGACACTGACCGGTAACACGATGGGCACACTCATCTGGACGGGTACCGGGATCATTGACCCTGTAGCAGGCACCTTTGATCCTACAGCAACGGGAGCAGGCAGCTTTGAGATTATTGCTACTTACGAAGAAATGACCTGTTTTTATACTGACACCACTACCATCGTTGTGAATGCTCAGCCAGATGCTTCTTTCACGGCCACTGGCCCTGTATGCGAAGACGATATCAGCCTTGTCACTTATACAGGTGGAGCTGACCCCGCAGCCAATTACGCTTGGACCTTTGGTGGCGGAACCATCATTTCTGGCACCGATGCAGGGCCTTACGAAATCAGCTGGCCAGATGGCGGCAACCCTACCATCAGCCTTACCGTTACGGAAAACGGCTGTGCTTCGGATCCATTCTCGTTGAGTGTAGATGTTATTGATTCGCTTATCGCACCCGTCATTAATTGTAATAGCACCAACACCTCCATTACTTTTAGTTGGAACGCAGTGGTAGGAGCAACCGACTACCAAGTCAACGTAATTTCGGCACCAGCCGGAGCAACCGAAACCGCAAATATCCCCAACCGCACTTACACCTTCAGCAACTTGATGCCCGAGGATGAAGTTACGATTGAAGTGGTGGTCATCACCAACAATATTTGTGGTGGCATTAGCAGTACCCAAACCTGTGCTTCAGAAGCTTGTATCGACCGTTTCTTTGGTCCCAATACTTACGGACCATTCTGTGCTGATGCGGGTAACCAAATGTTGAGTCCCGTCATTACAGGTGGAAATATCACGGGTATGATCACCTGGTCTGGAGACGGCATTGTTGCGCCTAATGGAACATTTGATCCAGCGAGTGCCAATGTTGGTGATAACTTAGTAACACTGTCTTATGAACAGACGGGGTGTTTTTACGACACAACTTATACCATCGTCGTCAACCCTGTGCCTGTAGCTGACTTCACAGTGACCAGCCCGATTTGTATTACAGACAACAGTACGATTACCTTTACCGGAACCGCTACTGGTACGGCTGTTTACGACTGGGACTTTGCAGGTGGAACCATCATCAGTGGAAGCGGAGCAGGCCCTTACGAAATCAATTGGGCTACGCCCGGGGCGAAAGACATCACTTTGACGATCACCGACAATGGTTGTGTGAGCAATACTGCTACGGAAAGTGTAGAGGTACAAGATGTGATTGCTCCGGTGACCATCAGCTGTAGCGATGCAACCACTAGTAGTATCACCTTTGTCTGGGCTGACGTTGCTGGTGCGGATACCTACACGGTTGTCGTTTTGCAAGGCCCTACGGGTACCCAGAATGGCAACACCTACTTCGTAGACGGCATCGTTGATGGCGAGGAAGTCATCATTGAGGTGACGGCCAGCGGTTCCAGCATTTGTGGTAGCAGTGTCGCTACGGGAACTTGTTCGGCCCTTACTTGTCAGCCAGTGACGATAGGTCTGACTGGACCTGATGTAATCTGTGCAGGAGAGGATGCCGCTTTCACCATCAGTTATGCTGGTGGACAAGGCACTCCGCTGACCATTGATTACACCGTGAACGATGTACCTGATCAGCTGACGAATGTTAACGATGGCGATCAAATTACCTTGACGGGACTGACCTCTGCAACCACCGTAGTCATTACCCAAGTAAGCGATCAAGTTAATACGAACTGTGTCTATCCCGTGGATGCGACCTGGACAGTAGATGTTGACGCGCCAGTAAATGCTGGTGCCAATGCAACCATTGATCCCGTCTGCCCGGAGGATGCAACAATCATTGACCTTGACGGTGCCCTCGTTGGTGCCGAGATGGGAGGCACCTGGACAGAAACCTCTACTCCTCCGAGTACCGGTGGCGCCTTCCAACCAGCCGCAGGAAGTTTCAATGCTGTAGGGCAAAATTCAGGCACTTATACCTTTGTCTACACCGTGGATGGAGGTGCTTGTCCTGATGATAGCGCAACGGTGAGTTTTACCATCAATGCCAGCCCAACGGCCGATGCTGGTCTTGACCAGTCCTTGACTTGTAACATGGGAGCCGTCGTACTTGGAGGTAACTCCACTGCGGGCGTCACTTACAACTGGACGAGTGACAACCCCGATGCAATGATCATGGATCCGACCGCAGCACTGATCGACATTAGTGCCCCAGGTATCTATACCCTTGAGGTAACAAATGCTGCTGGTTGTACGGATACCGATCAAGTTGAAGTAGCAAGTGACTTTGATGTGCCCGTTGCGGATGTGAGTATCAGCGAAGTGAGCTGTTTCCAAGCCAATGATGGAGCTATTGTGATCAACAATGTAACGGGTGGTACGCCGCCTTATGCTTACAGCTTGAACAATGGTGCCCCAACAACCAATCCGTTCTTTGGCAACCTCAGTGGCAATGAATACACCCTGACCATTACGGATATAAACGGTTGCTTCACAGAGTTGTCCATCATGCTACTAGAACCTACCCAAGTAGCGGTAGAAATCGTGACCAGCCTGGAAAACAATGGCAACGAAATCCAGCTGGGAGAGCCAATTACCCTGACCGCTGTTTACGACGAAACCATCCAGGTTGATACCATCATCTGGCGTCCCGACAGTATCGGTGTAAATGGAGAAAATGCCGTTACCGTAAGCCCTGATCAGAGCACTATTTACAGCGTGACGATTACGGACATCAATGGCTGTAGCGATAGTGATATCATGACCGTCTTTGTGCGCAAGACACGTCCGGTTTTTGTACCGACAGCCTTCTCACCAGATGGCGATGAAAACAATGACGTTTTGTATCCTTTTGGAGGAACTGAAGTCAAGGAAATCAAATCCTTCATGATCTTCAATCGTTGGGGGGAAGCGGTATTTGAGAACTACAACTTCTTGCCCAACAATCCTACCGAAGGATGGGACGGTCGTTTCCGCGGCCAGGTACAGAACGCCGCCGTTTTCGTTTACTTCATGGAGGTAGAGTTTATCGATGGCGAGGTAGAAATCATTAAAGGTGATGTGATGTTGATGCGCTAA
- a CDS encoding lysostaphin resistance A-like protein, with amino-acid sequence MATNSILNMGLDKRPGMVTVLALLAFSFGMGLGGTLGAMIVNAFGVNIVPIVNSSEALVLNLLERQAIRGFHLVSHLFTFIFSTLVVVALAKGERSWGDYLQLGRFTSARILGMSIALLLAMLPIIYFSNWINANLPLPEWMITMENNQNWMIGEVLRMESFSEFLITLTVAAIAPAVGEELFFRGLLQPQLQKLTNNPHLGIWLCAILFSAIHLQFVGFFPRMLLGALLGYLLWWSGTLWLPILIHFLFNGAQITGAYLSPDAMKVATETTEIEMPSIWLTLLSVFAVGYLVKWFTESAIPANDQPFEEDNLP; translated from the coding sequence ATGGCTACGAATTCAATATTAAATATGGGACTTGATAAACGTCCCGGAATGGTAACTGTACTGGCTTTATTGGCTTTTTCTTTTGGAATGGGGCTGGGTGGTACTTTGGGGGCGATGATCGTAAATGCTTTTGGGGTAAATATTGTGCCGATTGTTAATAGTAGTGAAGCGCTAGTGTTAAATCTCCTGGAGCGGCAAGCTATCCGGGGGTTTCATCTGGTATCTCATTTGTTTACTTTTATCTTTTCTACTTTAGTGGTGGTAGCCTTGGCGAAAGGCGAGCGTAGTTGGGGTGATTATTTGCAGTTGGGCCGCTTTACAAGTGCCAGGATTTTGGGGATGAGTATTGCACTTTTATTAGCAATGCTACCCATCATCTACTTTAGCAACTGGATAAATGCGAATTTGCCCTTGCCGGAATGGATGATTACGATGGAGAACAACCAGAATTGGATGATAGGGGAAGTTTTGCGGATGGAAAGTTTTAGCGAATTTTTGATAACCCTCACCGTTGCGGCTATCGCTCCGGCAGTGGGAGAGGAGCTCTTCTTTCGCGGATTGCTGCAGCCTCAATTGCAAAAATTGACCAACAACCCACATTTGGGAATCTGGCTGTGCGCTATTTTGTTTTCTGCGATCCATCTTCAGTTTGTAGGCTTCTTTCCTCGTATGCTGCTCGGTGCTTTGCTTGGCTATCTCCTTTGGTGGAGTGGTACCCTTTGGTTACCAATTTTGATTCATTTTTTGTTCAATGGTGCCCAGATAACAGGAGCCTACCTGTCTCCAGATGCCATGAAGGTGGCCACAGAGACTACCGAAATAGAGATGCCTTCTATTTGGTTGACCTTGTTGAGTGTATTTGCTGTAGGCTATTTAGTGAAATGGTTTACGGAAAGCGCGATACCCGCCAACGATCAACCCTTTGAGGAAGATAATCTGCCTTAG